GTGAATTCGAAGCTTCTACCAAACTGGCGATGGCCGCAGATGTCATAGCCAAGGAACCGGTTACGCTTCAACTGAGATATTTGCAGACATTGACCGAGATCGCTTCGGAGAGAAACTCCACCGTGATTTTCCCGGTGCCGATCGACCTCATAAGCATGTTTATGAAAAAGTTCGGGGGAGACAGCAAAAAAGACGAGAAGCAGGGATAAGTCCGGCTTTAACTCAAGGTAACGTCGCCGGCAACAACGGTACAAATAGACCCGTCGGTCCGGCGGATTATCAGGGCGCCTTCATCCGTGACATCGGTGGCGGTCCCTTCAATCGTCGCCTCTCCCATGGTAGCTTTAACCGGCTGGCCCAGGGTGATAAGCCTGGCTTTCCAACTGTCCAACAGGGCGGTTTTATCAAAGTTCGAATACCGGGACTCGATCCTATCGATCGCCGCCCTGAGCAGGTTCAAAGAATCGACCGGCATTCCGGCTTGTTCCGACAGACTGGTGGCGACGCCGGTGATCTCAGGACTGGTAGATATGTCGACATTGACGTTGATGCCGACGCCGATAACGGCATATTGTTTGCCTCGTGAAAAGCTGCTTTCAACCAGCATGCCGGCGGCCTTTCTCCCTCCGATCAATACGTCGTTGGGCCACTTGAGACCGGCCTGAACCGCAACGCATTCTTCTATAGCCTCGGCTACGGCCAAACCGGCA
This is a stretch of genomic DNA from Dehalogenimonas etheniformans. It encodes these proteins:
- a CDS encoding biotin--[acetyl-CoA-carboxylase] ligase, translated to MHSLDFGSVEKALAGCRWGHTLFTYDSIGSTMDRAGELAHKGAREGALVIAAEQTEGRGRLNRKWISPPGSLYFSVLLYPPIEKLPYLTMLAGLAVAEAIEECVAVQAGLKWPNDVLIGGRKAAGMLVESSFSRGKQYAVIGVGINVNVDISTSPEITGVATSLSEQAGMPVDSLNLLRAAIDRIESRYSNFDKTALLDSWKARLITLGQPVKATMGEATIEGTATDVTDEGALIIRRTDGSICTVVAGDVTLS